The region GCCGCCTGTTGATCCAGCGGCTCGTCACCTCGAATCCTTCGCCCGCTTACATCAGCCGCGTCAGCGCTGCCTTCAATGCCTCGCCGCGCGGCGACATGGGACGCACGGTGAAGGCGATCCTGATGGACCCCGAAGCGCGCGATGCCGCCAGGATGAGCGATCCAACCTTCGGCAAGCTGCGCGAGCCCTTCTTGAAAGTCGTCAATTTCGCCCGCGCCTTCAATGCCTCCTCCGAGGAAGGCTGGTACTACCTGTCCGGCTTCGCCGCCGATCACGTCGAAGAGCCGCTGAATTCCCCGAGCGTCTTCAATTTCTTCCTGCCCAGCTACACGCCGCCGGGTATCCTTGCACAAAGCGGACTCGTGGCTCCCGAGATGCAGATCATTAACGCCTCATCCGGCGTCACCGCGCCGAACTACTTTTGGAATGCGGTCAATGGACAAGTGGGCTCAACCGCTCGCGAAGAACGGGCAGTGACACTGAATCTCGAACAGGAGATGCTCATGAACATCCCCTCGCTCGTCTTCGATCAATACGGGCAGACCAATCAGCAGCCGCTCGATCCGGATCCTCTCATCCGCCGCCTCGATCTCGTCCTCACCGGCGGCACGCTCACCCCACAAAGTTTCCAGATCATTCGCGAGGCGCTCGCCCGTATCGGTCCCGGCAGCTGGTACTGGCATGAGGACCGCCTGAAGCTCGCGATTTACCTCATCGTCTGTAGCCCGGAATTCGCGGTCCAGCACTGATCCCGCGCGAAGCATTTCGCTCGTGGACAAGATGCACCGTGCATCATTCGCACGGTTTTAGCGGCGGTCGCTTCCCTCTTGGAGAACCGACACTAAAGCATTGGCCTTCAGACACTTCCAAAGCACCCACGACACCGTCGTAGCCGTGGCATGTCGTCTGCGCATTGAGGGGTAACACGGCCCGCAGGACATTTGCGGGGCGCAAACCGGCAAATGTACCATGAAAACGAAAATCACACGACTAGCCCTCCTCCTTGCCATCGGCTCACTGATGCCCGTGGCTTACGCGCAGGAGAAGACCACCAAGGAAAAGGAAACCAAGACGACCGTCGTCGAAGAGAAGGTCGTGGTGGGCCCTGAGAAAGGTTCCATCGCTGCTGCTCTGGGCGACAGCGCCACGTTTTCCATCCTCACCAAGGCCCTCCAAGTGACGGGCCTCGACGCAACCCTTGGCAGCCACAAGGGCACCTTCACCATCTTCGCTCCGACTGACGAAGCGTTCTCGAAGCTGCCCGCCGGCACCTTGGACAAGCTGATGCTTCCGGAGAACAACGAGAAGCTGCGTTCGCTGCTCCTCTTCCACGTGCTCCCCGGCAGCTTCGCCATGGCTGACCTGAAGAACGGCGAGATCAAGACCATGAACGGCGAGAAGGTCGAAATCGACATCAAGTCGGACACCAAACAGGTGGAAGACTCGAAGATCTTCAAGTCCGACGTCGTCGCCACCAACGGCATCATCCACTCGGTGGACAAGGTGATGGTCCCCCATTCGCTCGATGGCTTCGCAAAGCTGGACGAGAAATAATCCGGCCATCAGCCATCGCTGACACCACGCCTCCACGGCTCCGGCCGCGGGGGCGTTTTTCATTCCTGTCATCCCGGGAAGACGGGGTATGGATCAGGCGTAGCAAACGCCTCATGTCCATCCGTCGCGATCTGATCCTCGTCGCTCTCGTTTCCACCGTGGCAGCGCAGA is a window of Luteolibacter sp. Y139 DNA encoding:
- a CDS encoding fasciclin domain-containing protein, with product MKTKITRLALLLAIGSLMPVAYAQEKTTKEKETKTTVVEEKVVVGPEKGSIAAALGDSATFSILTKALQVTGLDATLGSHKGTFTIFAPTDEAFSKLPAGTLDKLMLPENNEKLRSLLLFHVLPGSFAMADLKNGEIKTMNGEKVEIDIKSDTKQVEDSKIFKSDVVATNGIIHSVDKVMVPHSLDGFAKLDEK